A single genomic interval of Natator depressus isolate rNatDep1 chromosome 16, rNatDep2.hap1, whole genome shotgun sequence harbors:
- the SURF1 gene encoding surfeit locus protein 1 isoform X1: MVGWGRLLPLRKASYQISNCLVRRNFFGYSLIKAHSGLVQQNKEICLRPCRCRSSTAASAKSEEHVLFKWGLLLIPITTFCLGTWQVQRRKWKLKLIADLESRVASEPVPLPIDPMELKELEYRSVKARGYFDHSKELYILPRSLVDPERESREAGRLTSNPESGANVITPFYCTDLGITILVNRGFVPKKKVKPETRLKGQIQDEIDLVGVVRLSETRKPFVPENNIEKNRWHYRDLEAMARVTGAEPIFIDADFRSTVPGGPIGGQTRVTLRNEHMQYIITWYGLCAATSYMWYKKFIQKIPL; this comes from the exons ATGGTCGGTTGGGGCCGGTTGCTGCCGCTGCGCAAGGCCAGCTACCAG ATATCAAACTGTTTggtcagaagaaatttttttggaTATTCTCTTATTAAAGCACATTCTGGTCTGGTTCAGCAAAATAAAG AGATTTGCTTGAGACCCTGCAGATGTAGAAGTTCCACAGCAGCTTCTGCTAAATCTGAAGAGCATGTCTTATTCAAGTGGGGCCTTTTACTGATCCCCATCACCACGTTTTGTCTTGGTACATGGCAG GTTCAGCGTCGGAAGTGGAAGCTAAAATTGATAGCAGATTTGGAGTCAAGAGTTGCATCAGAGCCTGTTCCTCTGCCTATAGA CCCCATGGAGCTAAAGGAACTGGAGTACAGGTCTGTAAAGGCCCGAGGGTATTTCGACCACTCCAAGGAGCTCTATATTTTGCCACGTTCATTGGTGGATCCTGAACGAGAATCCAGAGAAGCTGGACGGCTGACATCCAACCCAGAGAGTGGAGCAAATGTCATTACCCCCTTCTACTGCACAGACCTAGG GATCACAATTCTAGTCAATCGAGGATTTGTCCCTAAAAAGAAGGTGAAACCAGAGACCAGACTGAAAGGACAG ATCCAAGACGAAATAGACCTTGTTGGAGTGGTGAGGCTGTCAGAAACCCGGAAGCCTTTTGTGCCTGAAAACAACATAGAAAAGAACCGCTGGCATTACCGTGACCTGGAGGCTATGGCGAGGGTGACTGGCGCTGAGCCCATCTTTATCGATGCAGATTTCA GGAGCACAGTCCCAGGGGGACCCATTGGAGGCCAGACAAGAGTGACCTTGAGGAATGAACATATGCAGTACATAATTACCTG GTATGGCTTATGTGCTGCAACATCCTACATGTGGTACAAAAAGTTCATACAAAAAATACCCCTCTGA
- the SURF1 gene encoding surfeit locus protein 1 isoform X2 produces MELKELEYRSVKARGYFDHSKELYILPRSLVDPERESREAGRLTSNPESGANVITPFYCTDLGITILVNRGFVPKKKVKPETRLKGQIQDEIDLVGVVRLSETRKPFVPENNIEKNRWHYRDLEAMARVTGAEPIFIDADFRSTVPGGPIGGQTRVTLRNEHMQYIITWYGLCAATSYMWYKKFIQKIPL; encoded by the exons ATGGAGCTAAAGGAACTGGAGTACAGGTCTGTAAAGGCCCGAGGGTATTTCGACCACTCCAAGGAGCTCTATATTTTGCCACGTTCATTGGTGGATCCTGAACGAGAATCCAGAGAAGCTGGACGGCTGACATCCAACCCAGAGAGTGGAGCAAATGTCATTACCCCCTTCTACTGCACAGACCTAGG GATCACAATTCTAGTCAATCGAGGATTTGTCCCTAAAAAGAAGGTGAAACCAGAGACCAGACTGAAAGGACAG ATCCAAGACGAAATAGACCTTGTTGGAGTGGTGAGGCTGTCAGAAACCCGGAAGCCTTTTGTGCCTGAAAACAACATAGAAAAGAACCGCTGGCATTACCGTGACCTGGAGGCTATGGCGAGGGTGACTGGCGCTGAGCCCATCTTTATCGATGCAGATTTCA GGAGCACAGTCCCAGGGGGACCCATTGGAGGCCAGACAAGAGTGACCTTGAGGAATGAACATATGCAGTACATAATTACCTG GTATGGCTTATGTGCTGCAACATCCTACATGTGGTACAAAAAGTTCATACAAAAAATACCCCTCTGA